A stretch of Podospora bellae-mahoneyi strain CBS 112042 chromosome 5, whole genome shotgun sequence DNA encodes these proteins:
- a CDS encoding hypothetical protein (EggNog:ENOG503P3YN; COG:C; COG:D): MPQDMPPVGGYGAVQYKRNLPAHGLFRPRNLILASAGLMVYGWYQLVVGVREMKYFYHFVLIVSKKPKRLMIFAQ, translated from the exons ATGCCGCAGGATATGCCGCCTGTTGGGGGGTATGGGGCTGTGCAGTACaag CgcaacctccccgcccacGGCCTTTTCCGTCCCCGTAACCTTATCCTCGCCTCGGCAGGCCTCATGGTCTACGGCTGGTACCAGCTTGTTGTGGGTGTCAGAGAGATGAAGTATTTTTACCATTTTGTGCTCATTGTTTCGAAGAAACCCAAAAGACTGATGATTTTCGCCCAGTGA
- the CDC7 gene encoding Cell division control protein 7 (BUSCO:EOG09262GWQ; COG:T; EggNog:ENOG503NVAD), whose amino-acid sequence MATVAPPRRSREESFRIHDDVPSTGDTEMNEHDFQDEEVDDGETERGHEAEQVEEQEQEEQEEQEEPESEYTESSDDDMAVDSNIQYDMDKLQDSFPGFRSKYRLIKRIGEGTFSTVYKAEDLAYDRYDNSWDFDRDSDKWTPPPLKSYSGDHQPSRRRKPKYVAIKKIYVTSSPTRILNELELLHDLRDCENVCPLITAFRATDQVVAILPYFRHADFRDYFRKMTVPDIAIYLRSLFTALASVHRQHILHRDIKPTNFLYDPESRRGVLVDFGLAEREGSECKPCLCHDDYQTRKARLANHNPKATVGGYPKQDTRPSRRANRAGTRGFRAPEVLFKCTEQTTKIDIWSVGVILLTILSKRFPFFNSADDVEAMIEIATIFGREKMKEAGKLHGCAFETTIPTIGSGGFSFERIILWSTCRSDSEKTLPADEKLAVEFLKRCLDLDPRHRISAEEALEHEFLQVGMLSSSERTGDDDEMDILQVRASIA is encoded by the exons ATGGCGACCGTTGCGCCTCCACGGCGCTCTCGAGAGGAGTCTTTTCGCATTCATGATGACGTCCCATCGACTGGGGATACCGAGATGAACGAACACGACTTCCAAGACGAAGAggtcgatgatggggagaCAGAGCGCGGCCACGAGGCGGAGCAGGTAGAGGAACAAGAACAGgaagagcaggaggagcaggaggaacCAGAGTCCGAATATACAGAGAGttccgacgacgacatggcgGTCGACAGCAATATCCAGTACGACATGGACAAGCTGCAGGACAGCTTCCCTGGCTTCAGGTCGAAATACAGGTTGATCAAGAGGATCGGAGAGG GAACCTTTTCAACCGTCTACAAAGCCGAAGACCTGGCATACGACCGATACGATAACTCGTGGGACTTTGACAGAGACAGCGACAAGtggacaccaccaccactgaaGAGCTACAGCGGCGACCACCAGCCTTCACGACGTCGCAAACCGAAATAcgtcgccatcaagaagattTACGTGACCTCTTCCCCCACCCGCATCCTCAACGAACTCGAGCTTCTCCACGACCTCCGAGACTGCGAAAATGTTTGTCCCTTGATCACAGCTTTTCGCGCCACCGACCAAGTCGTTGCCATCCTCCCATACTTCAGGCATGCCGATTTCCGGGACTATTTCAGGAAAATGACCGTCCCTGACATCGCCATCTACCTCCGATCGCTCTTCACCGCCCTTGCCAGCGTACACAGGCAACACATCCTGCATCGCGACATCAAGCCCACCAACTTTCTCTACGACCCTGAATCACGAAGGGGTGTACTGGTCGATTTTGGCCTGGCTGAGCGCGAGGGGTCAGAGTGCAAGCCATGTCTTTGCCACGATGACTATCAGACTCGCAAAGCTCGGCTTGCAAACCACAATCCCAAGGCGACCGTTGGTGGCTATCCCAAGCAGGACACCCGGCCGTCTAGACGCGCCAACCGTGCCGGCACCCGTGGTTTCCGCGCGCCAGAAGTCTTGTTCAAGTGTACTGAACAAACCACCAAGATTGACATCTGGAGTGTTGGTGTTATTCTGTTGACTATCCTGTCGAAGCGCTTCCCTTTCTTCAATTCTGCAGACGATGTCGAGGCTATGATTGAGATAGCGACCATTTTTGGCCgagagaagatgaaggaggcggGAAAGCTGCACGGGTGTGCATTCGAGACTACAATCCCAACAATTGGATCAGGAGGTTTTAGTTTTGAAAGGATTATCCTGTGGAGCACATGTCGCAGCGACTCGGAGAAGACATTGCCTGCTGATGAGAAGTTGGCTGTCGAGTTTTTGAAGAGATGCCTGGACCTGGACCCACGGCACCGCATCAGTGCCGAGGAGGCGCTTGAGCACGAGTTTTTGCAAGTAGGGATGCTGTCTTCTAGCGAGAGGACGGGagatgacgacgagatgGACATTTTGCAGGTCCGAGCAAGCATTGCATGA
- the CHL1 gene encoding ATP-dependent DNA helicase chl1 (COG:L; EggNog:ENOG503NWI3) — protein MAAPTSEEPIDFHHPYTPYPVQLEFMRTVYDVLERGNGQVGILESPTGTGKSLSLICSAITWLRNHKRKGLDAGLDETKRQMVGEPEWMVETTLRRKREELVGKWEEREERLERLRRKEKELEERGRERKRVRVEEGQMGGRKEVDEEEEFLVMVGGDEDERDEEGLSRETREMMVKVGLGRWKKEEEERDGDEGDGEGIKWQIYYTSRTHSQLTQFISELRRPEFPPSLPVEILEKDGKEETKETVKEITLSSRQKLCINPTVARLGSVSAINDRCTELQQSKSKEKCAFMPNTENLKQTHQFRDTTLATVPDIEDMYRIGKQLQVCPYYASRTAIPGAEIITLPYPLLLQKNAREALGIELEGSVVIIDEAHNIMDAVANVYAADIRLSELRRGRQMLGVYVKRFGKKLKGENRVMVAQIGKVVESLKNWLETQLQVKSDQGIADPNSLLKSRGADQINLYTLMKYIQDSKLAYKVESYIAHAEDSQDSSPKSSTPVLHTLVSFLAALTNLSTEGRIFYEKLPGDNPDIKLSYLLLSPTHAFSSIASSARAVILAGGTMSPFEDYKAHLFPELPGGKLTTLSCGHVIPETNLFVHTLASYKPGGLDTFEFSFGKRSDKTMIKNLGLVLLNICSVAPDGVVVFFPSYGYLDEVVGVWQQGEGGGKSIWERLEAKKPLFRDVSSSTGGGASSTDDILGRYSTAVDAPDRPHRGAVLFSVIGGRLSEGINFSDALCRLVLTVGLPYPNLHSPEWKARIEYLESTCIARGGSKEEAKVEAREFYENAAMRAVNQSIGRAVRHRGDWSGIVLVDRRYGMERVRGKLPGWIRNGMKGEGMDNRGVAGLMGGLGAFFRGKA, from the exons ATGGCCGCGCCCACCAGTGAAGAACCGATCGACTTCCACCACCCTTACACCCCCTACCCGGTCCAGCTAGAGTTCATGCGCACGGTCTATGATGTTCTGGAGAGAGGGAACGGCCAGGTCGGGATTTTGGAATCGCCTACTGGTACAGGGAAGTCGCTTTCGCTTATCTGCTCTGCGATCACCTGGTTGAGGAACCACAAGAGGAAGGGGCTTGATGCTGGGTTGGATGAGACGAAAAGGcagatggtgggggagcCGGAGTGGATGGTGGAGACTACCctgagaaggaagagggaggagttggtggggaagtgggaggagcgggaggagaggttggagaggctgaggaggaaggaaaaagagttggaggagagggggagggagaggaaacgggttagggttgaggagggacagatgggggggaggaaagaggtggatgaggaggaggagtttttggtgatggtggggggtgatgaggatgagagggatGAAGAGGGGCTGAGTagggagacgagggagatgatggttaaggttgggctggggaggtggaagaaagaggaggaggagagggatggggacgagggagatggggaggggataaAG TGGCAGATCTATTACACGTCGAGGACGCATTCACAGCTGACGCAGTTTATTTCTGAGTTACGGCGGCCGGAGTTTCCACCATCGCTGCCGGTAGAAATACTCGAGAAagatggaaaagaagagacGAAAGAGACAGTCAAAGAAATCACACTATCTTCTCGGCAAAAGCTGTGCATCAACCCAACTGTTGCCCGTCTGGGTTCTGTTTCAGCAATCAACGACCGGTGCACAGAGCTTCAGCAGTCAAAATCCAAAGAGAAATGCGCGTTTATGCCCAACACGGAAAATTTAAAGCAAACCCACCAGTTCAGGGATACCACCTTGGCCACGGTGCCAGATATCGAGGACATGTACAGGATAGGGAAACAGCTGCAGGTTTGCCCTTACTATGCGTCCCGGACCGCCATACCAGGTGCTGAGATTATCACTCTGCCGTatccgctgctgctgcaaaaGAACGCAAGAGAGGCGCTGGGGATCGAGCTGGAAGGGAGTGTCGTGATTATTGATGAAGCCCACAATATCATGGACGCTGTGGCGAATGTGTATGCCGCCGACATCCGGCTGAGCGAGCTAAGGAGAGGCAGGCAAATGTTGGGTGTTTACGTCAAGAGGTTTGGCAAGAAGTTGAAAGGCGAGAACAGAGTCATGGTGGCCCAGATAGGCAAGGTGGTGGAATCCCTCAAGAACTGGTTGGAAACGCAGTTGCAGGTCAAG AGCGACCAAGGAATCGCCGACCCAAACTCGCTCCTGAAAAGCCGCGGCGCCGACCAAATCAACCTCTACACCCTAATGAAATACATTCAAGATTCCAAACTCGCCTACAAAGTCGAAAGCTACATCGCTCATGCCGAAGACTCCCAGGACAGCTCACCAAAATCGTCCACCCCCGTCCTCCACACCTTGGTGTCCTTCCTAGCAGCGCTCACAAACCTCAGCACCGAAGGTCGAATCTTTTACGAAAAGCTTCCAGGCGACAACCCCGACATCAAGCTTTCTTACTTGTTGCTCTCCCCCACGCACGCCTTCTCGTCCATCGCCTCGTCCGCCAGAGCGGTTATCTTAGCCGGCGGCACCATGTCCCCGTTTGAAGACTACAAAGCCCACTTGTTCCCCGAGCTGCCGGGTGGTAAGCTGACCACCCTGAGCTGTGGGCATGTCATACCCGAGACAAACTTGTTTGTGCACACTCTGGCGTCTTACAAACCTGGCGGGTTGGACACGTTTGAGTTTAGCTTTGGGAAGAGGTCGGACAAGACCATGATCAAGAacttggggttggtgctgttgaATATTTGTTCTGTGGCGccggatggggtggtggttttcttTCCTAGCTACGGGTATCTAgatgaggtggtgggtgtttggcagcagggggaggggggagggaagtcgatttgggagaggttggaggcgaAGAAACCGCTTTTTCGGGatgtgtcgtcgtcgacgggTGGGGGTGCTTCTTCGACGGATGATATTTTGGGTCGGTATTCTACCGCTGTCGATGCCCCGGATAGACCGCACAGAGGGGCGGTGCTGTTTTCCGTTattggggggaggttatCAGAGGGGATCAATTTCTCTGATGCGCTGTGTCGGTTGGTGTTGACTGTTGGGTTGCCGTATCCGAATTTACACTCGCCCGAGTGGAAGGCTAGGATTGAGTATTTGGAGAGCACGTGTATTGCTAGAGGAGGAAGCAAGGAAGAGGCAAAGGTGGAAGCCAGGGAATTTTACGAAAATGCGGCCATGAGGGCGGTGAATCAGAGTATTGGACGAGCTGTGAGGCATAGGGGGGATTGGAGCGGGATTGTGCTTGTTGATCGGAGAtatgggatggagagggtgaggggcaAGTTACCGGGGTGGATTAGGAATGGGATGAAAGGGGAGGGAATGGATAACAGAggggtggcggggtt
- a CDS encoding hypothetical protein (EggNog:ENOG503P3YN; COG:C; COG:D) encodes MAREKMWARIHLIPMLQAECDRDLVRRHLADQAREKELLGENFKVYNSDRYVRPTFAAVPQHVTK; translated from the exons ATGGCCCGCGAAAAGATGTGGGCGCGCATCCACCTCATCCCTATGCTCCAGGCCGAGTGCGACCGCGACCTTGTCCGCAGACACCTGGCTGAccaggcgagggagaaggagctgtTGGGGGAGAACTTTAAGGTTTACAACTCTGATAg ATACGTCCGGCCTACCTTTGCGGCTGTGCCTCAGCATGTTACGAAATAG
- the cnd1 gene encoding condensin complex non-SMC subunit Cnd1 (BUSCO:EOG0926079Q; COG:B; COG:D; EggNog:ENOG503NURB): protein MDNVSFDINDALKHYMSDPAAIPTPEADSALVDCENDPESLSDNAIINGVLNPIVDAVAENPDAITRSSIFDSLQFLLKCAPISPVSSSLVPNNSFSFSMMAGTPPSKEPRPPDPGAPACRMKEPVSELFKLSRYTSYLSAHALSKIFDLITSGMATEADVIHHDLESDEQELIAHHKMLLEMYGFLLQWTIAAVETKAAEKSSTNMPARRGKPKGRKEVGKDGSWDSSTQLEIALNTMCKVLRLKLGKIFLTTSERDTFISLLTRPVYMILESEQRVKNTSIRMHTFKVLCVAVKHHGHAYAAQISIVQNLTYFEHLSEPMAELLHILAEQYDYPQLADEILRELSNKEFNSNDNKGPKSVSTFMVKLSELAPRLIIKQVTLLAKQLDSESHTLRSALIEVFGNMLVYLSKSDERGENHKSQMNAFFDVLEERFLDINPYCRCRTMQVYLKICELEQKFPKRRQKAAELACQSLEDKSSHVRRNAIKLLGALIRTHPFTALHGAQLARKDWQERLDKVDAELDALKPPVDAPGLDGNANTTVDAGLLDDATQIDATQLDPSQKSPAEMTEEEKVAAIRKAQEEAATSEAIEKLTLTKRYYSEALKFIDVLHEATTTVCQLLGSKNKSEVIEAMDFFEIGDAYNIEQNKVGIRRMLRLIWTKGNSDEGKGVQTHLIECYKRLFFEAPDSFSPNDAANYIARNMISLTFGATPAELTSLEQLLATMMKQGMIPEIVIAKLWQVYGVQKREISRKQRRGAIIVLGMLATASPEIVVGEMETMLRTGLGSHGRADLQLAKFTCVALRRINPSGRSAKESAIKFSRLSNDHAVLARLAAITEVSTESKEWYGVAEQAINAIYALSRHPDVLCSEIIRRKTKSVFAPQTSRPTSRDESVPLSSASPPATQDGEEGDPTLLAPPTQAPPGSSQPPQSPSKKQNKDNTVALSQLLFIVGHVAIKQIVHLELCELDFKRRKQEKEKSAAAAKDASTLSAGTTTSTGRKAAGNKRKSAAAPAPEEDEGDELDLIGGTTEDDFTEAMAHIRERELLYDGRSLLAIFGPMVSEICANNTTYKDRNLQQAATLCLAKLMCVSSEYCEANLPLLITIMERSADATVRSNAVIALGDMAVCFNHLIDENTDFLYRRLADSDASVKRTCLMTLTFLILAGQVKVKGQLGEMAKCLEDEDKRIADLARMFFTELSTKDNAVYNHFVDMFSLLSADQRIDEESFRRIVRFLLGFVEKDKHAKQLADKLAARLPRCDTERQWNDVAFALGLLQHKNEEIAKVVSEGFRVVKGAA from the exons ATGGACAACGTCAGCTTCGATATCAACGATGCGCTCAAGCATTACATGAGCGATCCAGCGGCCATTCCAACCCCCGAGGCCGACAGCGCGCTGGTTGACTGCGAAAATGACCCCGAGTCCCTCTCGGAcaatgccatcatcaacggGGTGCTAAATCCCATTGTGGATGCCGTCGCCGAGAACCCAGATGCCATCACCAGAAGCAGCATCTTCGATTCATTACAGTTCCTACTAAAGTGTGCACCCATTTCCCCTGTTTCTTCTTCGCTTGTTCCcaacaactccttctccttttcgaTGATGGCAGGAACGCCTCCTTCCAAGGAGCCCCGTCCACCAGATCCCGGTGCGCCAGCTTGTCGTATGAAAGAACCTGTTTCTGAACTGTTTAAACTATCCAGGTACACATCCTATCTCTCCGCCCATGCTCTGAGCAAGATATTTGACTTGATCACCTCCGGCATGGCCACCGAGGCCGATGTCATCCACCATGACCTCGAATCTGACGAGCAGGAACTCATCGCCCACCACAAGATGCTTCTCGAGATGTACGGCTTTCTTCTTCAGTGGACGatcgccgccgtcgagaCCAAGGCGGCCGAAAAGTCCTCCACCAACATGCCAGCACGCCGAGGCAAGCCAAAAGGCAGGAAGGAGGTCGGCAAGGACGGCAGCTGGGACTCTTCGACACAGCTCGAGATTgccctcaacaccatgtGCAAGGTTCTTCGATTAAAGTTGGGCAAGATCTTTCTCACTACCTCAGAGCGCGacaccttcatctccctGCTCACCCGCCCGGTTTATATGATACTCGAGAGCGAGCAGCGGGTTAAAAATACCAGCATCCGAATGCACACCTTCAAGGTGCTGTGTGTGGCCGTCAAGCATCACGGGCATGCTTATG CCGCCCAAATCTCCATTGTACAAAATCTCACATATTTCGAGCATCTCTCGGAGCCCATGGCCGAGCTGCTCCACATCCTGGCCGAACAATACGACTATCCACAGCTGGCAGATGAGATTCTGAGAGAGCTGAGCAACAAGGAGTTCAACAGCAATGATAACAAGGGACCAAAATCTGTTTCGACCTTCATGGTCAAGCTGTCCGAGCTGGCCCCCAGACTGATCATTAAGCAAGTCACTCTGTTGGCCAAGCAGCTCGACAGTGAATCGCACACCCTCCGCAGCGCCCTCATCGAAGTGTTTGGAAACATGCTTGTCTATCTTAGCAAGTCGGATGAAAGAGGAGAGAACCACAAGTCACAGATGAATGCCTTTTTCGATGTGTTGGAGGAAAGATTCTTGGATATTAACCCCTACTGTCGTTGCAGGACGATGCAAGTCTATCTCAAGATTTGTGAGCTGGAGCAAAAGTTTCCCAAGAGGAGACAAAAAGCCGCCGAGTTGGCCTGCCAGAGTTTGGAGGACAAGAGTAGTCACGTCAGGAGGAACGCCATCAAGTTGCTGGGCGCGCTGATCAGGACACATCCCTTCACCGCGCTTCATGGTGCACAGCTCGCGAGAAAGGATTGGCAGGAACGGTTGGACAAGGTGGATGCCGAGCTTGATGCTCTGAAGCCTCCGGTTGATGCGCCAGGCCTTGACGGGaacgccaacaccaccgtgGATGCCGGACTGCTCGACGATGCCACCCAGATTGACGCGACACAGCTCGACCCATCACAAAAGTCGCCTGCCGAAATgaccgaggaggaaaaggtggcCGCCATTCGCAAAGCCCAAGAAGAGGCTGCCACATCAGAGGCTATCGAGAAGCTCACTCTCACCAAGAGATACTACAGCGAGGCGCTCAAGTTTATCGATGTTCTTCACgaggccaccaccaccgtttGCCAGCTTCTTGGCTCCAAGAACAAGAGCGAGGTCATTGAGGCCATGGACTTCTTCGAGATTGGCGATGCCTACAATATCGAGCAGAACAAGGTTGGCATCCGGCGCATGCTGAGACTGATCTGGACCAAGGGCAACAGCGACGAGGGCAAGGGTGTGCAGACTCACCTCATCGAGTGCTACAAGCGTCTCTTCTTTGAGGCGCCCGACAGCTTCAGCCCCAACGATGCGGCCAACTACATTGCCCGCAACATGATCAGTCTGACTTTTGGTGCTACTCCTGCTGAGCTTACCTCGCTTGAGCAGCTGCTGGCTACCATGATGAAGCAGGGCATGATTCCCGAGATTGTGATTGCCAAGCTCTGGCAGGTGTACGGTGTCCAGAAGAGGGAGATCTCGCGCAAGCAGAGAAGGGGCGCCATCATTGTGCTCGGTATGCTGGCCACTGCCAGCCCAGAGATTGTCGTGGGTGAGATGGAAACCATGTTGCGCACTGGTCTCGGGTCTCACGGCCGTGCCGACTTGCAGCTTGCCAAGTTTACTTGTGTTGCTCTTAGGCGCATCAACCCAAGTGGCCGCTCAGCCAAGGAGTCTGCCATCAAGTTCTCCAGGCTGTCTAACGACCATGCTGTTCTTGCCCGGCTCGCTGCCATCACCGAGGTTTCTACCGAGAGCAAAGAGTGGTATGGCGTTGCTGAGCAGGCTATTAATGCTATCTATGCTCTGTCAAGACATCCGGATGTGCTGTGCTCGGAGATTATCCGGCGCAAGACCAAGTCTGTTTTCGCGCCGCAGACGTCCAGGCCAACATCGAGGGATGAGTCGGTCCCTTTGTCAAGTGCGAGTCCACCGGCTACTcaagatggtgaggagggtgatcCAACCCTTCTGGCTCCCCCGACACAAGCCCCTCCCGGgtccagccagccaccaCAATCCCCTtccaagaaacaaaacaaggaCAACACCGTCGCTCTTTCGCAGCTGTTGTTCATCGTTGGACATGTCGCCATCAAGCAAATTGTACATCTTGAGCTGTGCGAGTTGGATTTCAAGCGCCGCAAgcaagaaaaggaaaagtccgccgccgccgccaaggaTGCTTCGACCCTCTCtgccggcaccaccacctcgaccgGGCGCAAAGCAGCCGGCAACAAGCGGaaatccgccgccgccccggcaccagaagaagacgaaggcGACGAGCTCGACCTCATCGGCGGCACGACAGAAGACGACTTTACCGAAGCGATGGCGCACATTCGTGAGCGTGAGCTCCTGTACGACGGACGGTCCTTGCTGGCCATCTTTGGCCCCATGGTCAGCGAGATCtgcgccaacaacaccacgtACAAAGATCGCAATCTCCAGCAGGCGGCCACGCTGTGCCTGGCCAAGCTGATGTGCGTCTCGTCTGAGTACTGCGAGGCGAATCTCCCTCTGCTAATCACCATCATGGAGCGCTCCGCCGACGCGACGGTCCGGTCCAACGCTGTCATCGCGCTTGGGGACATGGCTGTGTGCTTTAATCATCTTATTGATGAGAATACTGATTTCTTGTATCGTCGTCTGGCGGATTCGGACGCGTCGGTCAAGAGGACTTGTCTCATGACCTTGACGTTTTTGATCCTGGCTGGCcaggtcaaggtcaagggcCAGCTGGGAGAGATGGCAAAGTGtctggaggatgaggacaagAGGATTGCGGATCTGGCGAGGATGTTCTTTACCGAGCTGTCGACAAAGGACAATGCGGTTTATAACCACTTTGTGGACATGTTTTCGCTGCTGAGTGCCGATCAGAGAATTGATGAGGAGAGTTTCAGGAGGATAGTGAGGTTTTTATTGGGGTTTGTTGAgaag GATAAACACGCGAAACAGCTGGCGGATAAACTTGCCGCGAGGCTGCCGAGGTGCGATACCGAGCGGCAGTGGAACGATGTTGCTTTTGCCTTGGGGCTGTTGCAGCATAAGAATGAGGAGATTGCCAAGGTGGTTTCCGAGGGGTTTAGGGTTGTTAAGGGGGCTGCGtaa
- the fcp1 gene encoding CTD phosphatase Fcp1 (EggNog:ENOG503NXKY; COG:K): MGKTKTIRLGNRLRYPITIVRLLKNPGDTVKKQDALMEYSFKWYKEVGDTIRGETWEEEQTTYADWSSPSDGTLNAWSIKEGQVIKQDGPCVLIDEDCSHEIQFQGLCAICGKDMTEANWAAETRDTERAPISMVHDQTNLTVSSTHAQKSERELQKRLLESRKLSLVVDLDQTVIQACIDPTVGEWMKDPTNPNYDSVKNVKTFQLDDGPHAVVRKCWYYIKMRPGLEGFLKRISAMYELHVYTMGTRAYAQNVARVIDPEKKLFGNRVISRDENGNMYSKSLQRLFPVSTNMVVIIDDRSDVWPHNRPNLVKVTPYEFFKGIGDINASFLPKRQDLLTSAPSTNGVNKAEKPADKNAKAVATGKDTDEVTKEQLEEQQSALEKQINERPLQLLQEKQDKEDEEAEKATGHSDDSASSRSSSPPPQRHKVLLDDDRELEFLEKHLTQLHKVYYASYDQKKSKRTIGEDVPDVGNLLNNLKAKVLRGHQIALSGVLPQNTDIYRSEIGQQITSFGARLRSTVSKEVTHLVVNTSQPGTAKLNAARRYPHIKVVGLEWLAQCFTEWTSVDETPYLYFKEDANNVGAARQAEESSDDNDEDMGGIETGNTAPKTPQQKRNKLQIQLPPRGDDQDDDDADDDEDGLLPDEVEEGQMSPIDGLKTFNWGSAEDELAEFLASGSDDDDDDEDMDEEDEEDDEDFAPPDESESSSSSEESSASRKRSRSRSGSPATRKRKLEDDVGDGEEDGNNDDEGEENSPAKRMRRMKSARGSSLRHQYEAAPDLPTPAVTGDEDGVEDKVEEEGQNFTDLDEEALAADLEAEFAADLEAEFNSA, from the coding sequence ATGGGGAAAACCAAAACAATTCGGCTGGGTAACCGGCTGCGGtaccccatcaccatcgtccGCCTCCTCAAGAACCCCGGCGACACGGTCAAAAAGCAAGATGCGCTTATGGAGTACTCGTTCAAATGGTACAAGGAAGTCGGCGACACCATTCGCGGCGAGacgtgggaggaggaacaaaCCACCTACGCGGACTGGAGCTCGCCCTCGGATGGTACCCTCAACGCCTGGAGCATCAAGGAGGGTCAGGTCATCAAGCAGGACGGGCCCTGCGTGCTGATTGACGAGGACTGTTCCCACGAGATTCAGTTCCAGGGACTTTGCGCCATCTGCGGAAAGGACATGACCGAGGCCAACTGGGCCGCCGAGACGCGCGACACGGAGCGGGCCCCCATCAGCATGGTGCACGACCAGACGAACCTCACCGTCAGCAGCACCCACGCCCAAAAATCGGAGCGTGAGCTGCAGAAGAGATTGCTGGAGAGCCGCAAGCtcagtttggtggtggatttggaCCAGACGGTTATTCAGGCCTGCATTGATCCCACGGTGGGGGAGTGGATGAAGGACCCGACGAACCCAAATTACGACTCGGTCAAGAATGTCAAGACGTTTCAGCTGGATGACGGGCCGCacgcggtggtgaggaaatGTTGGTACTACATTAAAATGCGCCCGGGCTTGGAGGGGTTCCTGAAGCGGATTTCCGCCATGTACGAGCTGCACGTCTACACCATGGGCACTCGCGCCTACGCGCAAAACGTGGCGCGTGTTATCGACCCGGAGAAGAAGTTGTTTGGCAACCGGGTTATTAGTCGCGACGAAAACGGCAACATGTACTCAAAGAGTTTGCAGCGCTTATTCCCTGTCAGCACCAACATGGTGGTGATTATTGATGACAGATCCGACGTTTGGCCGCATAATAGGCCCAACCTCGTCAAGGTCACCCCGTACGAGTTTTTCAAGGGAATCGGCGATATCAACGCGAGCTTTTTGCCAAAGAGACAGGATTTGCTCACCTCGGCGCCGTCGACGAATGGTGTCAACAAGGCGGAGAAGCCGGCCGATAAGAACGCCAAGGCTGTCGCGACAGGCAAGGATACTGATGAGGTGACAAAGGAACAGCTTGAGGAACAGCAGTCGGCGCTGGAGAAGCAGATTAATGAACGACCGCTACAATTACTTCAGGAGAAGCAggacaaggaggatgaggaggcggagaaggctACGGGCCACTCAGATGATAGTGCTTCGTCTCGATCTtcgtcgccaccaccacagcgaCACAAGGTTCTCCTGGACGACGACAGGGAACTCGAGTTTTTGGAGAAACACCTCACGCAACTACACAAGGTTTACTATGCTAGCTACGATCAAAAGAAGTCGAAGCGAACCATTGGCGAGGATGTGCCTGATGTAGGGAACttgctcaacaacctcaaggccaaggtgcTTAGAGGGCATCAAATCGCCTTGTCGGGTGTTTTGCCCCAAAACACCGATATTTACCGGTCAGAAATCGGGCAGCAAATCACCAGCTTTGGCGCCAGGCTTAGGTCGACAGTCAGCAAAGAAGTGACGCATCTTGTTGTAAACACTTCTCAGCCAGGAACGGCCAAGCTCAATGCTGCCAGGCGGTACCCTCATATCAAGGTTGTCGGTCTGGAGTGGCTCGCGCAGTGCTTTACTGAGTGGACATCTGTGGATGAGACTCCATATCTGTACTTCAAGGAGGATGCTAATAACGTCGGAGCTGCTCGCCAAGCTGAAGAGTCATCCGATGACAACGATGAAGATATGGGGGGCATTGAGACGGGCAATACCGCGCCCAAGACCCCGCAGCAAAAGAGGAATAAGCTGCAAATACAGCTACCCCCTCGAGGTGACGACcaggatgacgacgacgcagacgacgatgaagacggACTGCTGCcagatgaggtggaggaaggacAAATGTCGCCTATCGACGGGCTGAAGACCTTTAACTGGGGGTCGGCCGAGGACGAATTGGCAGAGTTCCTTGCGTCTGGAtcggacgatgacgatgacgacgaggatatggacgaggaggacgaggaagacgacgaagattTTGCTCCTCCCGATGAGTCGGagtcgtcttcctcgtcggagGAGTCGAGCGCCAGTCGGAAGAGGAGCCGGAGTCGGAGTGGCAGTCCGGCGACTCGAaagaggaagttggaggatgatgtcggtgatggggaagaggatgggaaCAACGATGACGAAGGTGAGGAGAACAGCCCtgcgaagaggatgaggaggatgaagagcgCGAGGGGGTCTTCGCTGAGGCACCAGTATGAGGCTGCGCCTGATTTGCCTACCCCGGCGGTGACGggggatgaagatggtgttgaggacaaggtggaggaggaggggcagaacTTTACTGACCTTGACGAGGAGGCTCTGGCGGCTGATCTTGAGGCTGAGTTTGCGGCGGATCTGGAGGCGGAGTTTAATTCCGCGTGA